In Cygnus olor isolate bCygOlo1 chromosome 12, bCygOlo1.pri.v2, whole genome shotgun sequence, one DNA window encodes the following:
- the LOC121076821 gene encoding fatty acyl-CoA hydrolase precursor, medium chain-like: MQVEEKMSPQSQISLLCTLVCSITFITCGIEGQKAAEPEVTIAHGRLRGKQANVKGTDRLVNVFLGIPFAKAPVGSLRFSPPEPPEPWKDLRDATSYPPLCPQDLAMLKKAEKNYQEKHIPFRTSEDCLYLNVYSPAGSHEKDKLPVMVWIHGGNFVFGGASRYDGSALSAYENVVVVIIQYRLGLLGFFCTGDEHARGNWALLDQVAALHWIQENIEQFGGDPGSVTLFGVSAGSCSIYAHVMSPLSKGLFHKAISESGILIPPNKNSLLSADLKKIASIFKCGTSSSLSLINCLRNQEAMDIISNSTEIQLLPLVLDGVFLHKSPEEILTGKEFNMVPLMIGVSNNEFGWNIRSTSPIPGLKEVKDKKSITSTLEFLLPMMDLPAELLPMIMDEYLGNTDDPAELRDQFLDLLGDVGFVMPSIKALNYHKESGAPTYFFEYQHRPTAYWDIKPEYVKADHGDEVGFVFGGPYLAGDIGLRDEATEEEKNLSKTLMKYWANFARNGDPNGEGLVEWPSYNLNEEYLQINLKQKKARKLKEKKVDFWKKMMFEQTNNKRMENGKVNSEL, translated from the exons GACAGAAGGCTGCTGAACCAGAAGTGACTATTGCGCATGGACGGctcagaggaaaacaagcaaacgtGAAGGGGACAGATAGACTTGTAAACGTTTTCCTTGGGATTCCTTTTGCAAAAGCACCAGTTGGATCCTTGAGGTTTTCCCCACCTGAACCACCTGAACCCTGGAAGGATCTGAGAGATGCAACTTCCTACCCACCACT aTGTCCTCAAGATCTGGCCATGttgaaaaaagctgaaaaaaattatcaagaaAAACACATTCCATTCCGAACTTCTGAGGACTGTTTGTATCTAAATGTTTACAGCCCTGCTGGTTCACACGAGAAAGACAAATTACCT GTAATGGTATGGATCCATGGAGGCaattttgtttttggtggtgcTTCTAGGTATGATGGTTCTGCCCTATCAGCCTATGAGAATGTCGTGGTAGTAATAATTCAGTACAGACTTGGACTGCTTGGATTCTTCTG tactgGTGATGAACATGCTCGTGGGAACTGGGCACTTTTGGACCAAGTAGCAGCTCTTCATTGGATCCAAGAAAATATTGAACAATTTGGTGGAGATCCAGGATCTGTCACACTCTTTGGTGTATCTGCAGGATCTTGCTCTATTTATGCACAT GTTATGTCTCCTTTGTCTAAGGGTCTCTTTCATAAAGCAATATCAGAGAGTGGAATTCTAATCCCCCCTAATAAAAATTCACTTCTTTCAGCAGATCTTAAG AAAATTGCAAGTATATTTAAGTGTGGGACTAGTAGTTCACTTTCACTCATAAACTGCTTGAGGAACCAAGAAGCAATGGATATTATCTCTAACAGTACG GAAATCCAGCTTCTACCCTTAGTTTTGGATGGAGTATTCCTTCATAAGTCGCCTGAAGAGATATTGACTGGAAAGGAGTTTAATATGGTCCCACTGATGATAGGAGTCTCCAACAATGAATTTGGGTGGAACATTAGATCT acaTCACCAATACCAGGTTTGAAGGAAGTGAAAGATAAAAAATCAATCACTTCAACATTAGAGTTTCTACTACCAATGATG GATTTACCAGCAGAGTTATTGCCTATGATAATGGATGAGTATCTGGGAAACACAGATGATCCTGCTGAGCTACGGGACCAATTTCTCGACTTGCTGGGGGATGTAGGATTTGTCATGCCATCCATTAAAGCATTGAATTATCACAAGG AGTCTGGAGCTCCTACCTACTTCTTTGAATATCAGCATCGGCCCACTGCATACTGGGATATTAAACCGGAGTATGTGAAAGCTGATCATGGAGATGAAGTTGGCTTTGTCTTTGGAGGACCGTATCTGGCAGGTGATATAGGCCTACGCG atgaagctacagaggaagaaaaaaaccttagCAAAACGCTAATGAAGTACTGGGCTAACTTTGCTCGAAATGG AGATCCTAATGGGGAAGGTTTGGTTGAATGGCCATCTTATAACCTAAATGAAGAATACTTGCAGATAAacctaaaacaaaagaaagccagaaagttgaaggaaaagaaggtaGACTTCTGGAAAAAGATGATGTTTGAACAGACAAATAACAAAAGAATGGAAAACGGGAAGGTTAATTCAGAGTTATAA
- the LOC121076730 gene encoding fatty acyl-CoA hydrolase precursor, medium chain isoform X2, with product MATGKNMLLSLILTAGITALVATGQKAEQPEVVTNYGSVRGYQVKVNAAERSVNVFLGLPFAKPPVGPLRFSEPQPPEPWKGVRDAASYPPMCLQDKVRGQYFSDAITNRKEKVRLQMSEDCLYLNVYTPVSTEEQEKLPVFVWIHGGGLVFGAASSYDGSALAAFDNVVVVTIQYRLGIVGYFSTGDKHARGNWGYLDQVAALQWIQENIIHFRGDPGSVTIVGESAGGVSVSALVLTPLAKGLFHKAISESGTAIRILFTDQPEEQAQRIAAAAGCEKSSSAALVECLREKTEAEIEQISLKMPPMFISASLDGVFFPKSPRQLLSEKVINAVPYIIGVNNCEFGWVLPTIMKFPEFTEGLEKDVARQVLQSTLASSFKGATSDVVDLVYNEYIAAAENRAQVRDGLLDSIADPLFVFSAIEVARHHRDAGNPVYFYEFQHRPSSAAGVVPEFVKADHADEIAFVFGKPFLAGNATEEEEKLSRTVMKYWTNFARNGNPNGEGLVHWPQYDLDERYLEIDLTQKAAKKLKERKIKFWMQLTEQIMSDRRRKHTDL from the exons ATGGCAACTGGAAAGAACATGCTGCTGTCCTTAATTCTCACTGCTGGGATTACAGCACTTGTAGCTACTG gacaaaaagcagaacaacCAGAAGTGGTGACCAACTATGGGAGTGTCCGAGGGTACCAAGTCAAAGTAAATGCAGCTGAGAGGAGCGTAAATGTCTTTCTGGGACTTCCTTTTGCTAAGCCTCCTGTTGGACCATTAAGGTTTTCTGAACCCCAGCCACCTGAGCCATGGAAAGGTGTCAGAGATGCTGCTTCCTACCCACCAAT gtGTCTACAAGACAAAGTAAGAGGACAGTATTTTTCAGATGCTATTactaatagaaaagaaaaagttcgTCTCCAAATGTCTGAAGATTGCTTATATCTGAATGTATACACACCCGTTTCTACAGAAGAACAGGAGAAGCTGCCT gtCTTTGTATGGATCCATGGAGGTGGACTAGTTTTTGGAGCAGCTTCGTCATATGATGGTTCAGCATTAGCAGCCTTTGACAATGTGGTAGTTGTAACAATTCAGTACAGATTAGGTATTGTTGGATATTTTAG caCTGGTGATAAGCATGCTCGTGGTAACTGGGGGTATTTGGATCAAGTAGCAGCTCTCCAGTGGATTCAGGAAAATATCATACATTTTAGAGGAGATCCAGGATCTGTCACCATTGTTGGAGAATCTGCAGGAGGAGTCAGTGTTTCTGCTCTT gtCTTAACTCCTCTGGCAAAGGGCTTGTTCCATAAGGCCATTTCAGAGAGTGGTACTGCAATCAGGATTTTGTTCACTGACCAGCCTGAGGAGCAAGCACAG AGaattgctgctgcagctggctgtgaAAAATCCAGTTCAGCTGCATTGGTTGAGTGCTTAAGAGAAAAAACTGAGGCAGAGATAGAACAGATAAGTCTAAAAATG cctCCCATGTTCATCAGTGCATCTCTGGATggtgtattttttcctaagagTCCCAGGCAATTACTATCTGAAAAAGTGATCAATGCAGTCCCATACATAATAGGAGTAAATAACTGTGAATTTGGATGGGTACTTCCTACA ATAATGAAATTTCCTGAATTTACAGAAGGTTTGGAGAAAGATGTTGCACGTCAAGTGTTACAGAGCACATTAGCATCATCATTTAAG ggTGCTACTTCTGACGTTGTTGATCTAGTATACAATGAATACATAGCGGCTGCAGAGAACCGTGCTCAGGTGCGAGATGGCCTTCTTGATTCAATAGCAGatcctttgtttgttttttcagccaTTGAAGTGGCTAGACACCACAGAG ATGCTGGCAACCCAGTCTACTTTTATGAATTCCAGCATCGACCAAGCTCAGCTGCAGGTGTTGTACCAGAGTTTGTAAAAGCAGATCATGCAGATGAGATTGCCTTTGTCTTTGGAAAGCCATTCTTAGCTG GGAATGctacagaagaagaagaaaaacttagTAGAACTGTTATGAAATATTGGACTAACTTTGCTAGAAATGG AAATCCCAATGGAGAAGGCTTGGTACATTGGCCTCAATATGATCTGGATGAAAGATACCTGGAAATAGACCTAACACAAAAGGCAGCGAAGAAATTGAAAGAACGTAAAATCAAGTTTTGGATGCAGCTTACAGAACAAATAATGAgtgacagaagaagaaaacacacagatttATAA
- the LOC121076730 gene encoding fatty acyl-CoA hydrolase precursor, medium chain isoform X1, which yields MATGKNMLLSLILTAGITALVATGQKAEQPEVVTNYGSVRGYQVKVNAAERSVNVFLGLPFAKPPVGPLRFSEPQPPEPWKGVRDAASYPPMCLQDKVRGQYFSDAITNRKEKVRLQMSEDCLYLNVYTPVSTEEQEKLPVFVWIHGGGLVFGAASSYDGSALAAFDNVVVVTIQYRLGIVGYFSTGDKHARGNWGYLDQVAALQWIQENIIHFRGDPGSVTIVGESAGGVSVSALVLTPLAKGLFHKAISESGTAIRILFTDQPEEQAQRIAAAAGCEKSSSAALVECLREKTEAEIEQISLKMDTTTLQLCYTSSEECEQPPMFISASLDGVFFPKSPRQLLSEKVINAVPYIIGVNNCEFGWVLPTIMKFPEFTEGLEKDVARQVLQSTLASSFKGATSDVVDLVYNEYIAAAENRAQVRDGLLDSIADPLFVFSAIEVARHHRDAGNPVYFYEFQHRPSSAAGVVPEFVKADHADEIAFVFGKPFLAGNATEEEEKLSRTVMKYWTNFARNGNPNGEGLVHWPQYDLDERYLEIDLTQKAAKKLKERKIKFWMQLTEQIMSDRRRKHTDL from the exons ATGGCAACTGGAAAGAACATGCTGCTGTCCTTAATTCTCACTGCTGGGATTACAGCACTTGTAGCTACTG gacaaaaagcagaacaacCAGAAGTGGTGACCAACTATGGGAGTGTCCGAGGGTACCAAGTCAAAGTAAATGCAGCTGAGAGGAGCGTAAATGTCTTTCTGGGACTTCCTTTTGCTAAGCCTCCTGTTGGACCATTAAGGTTTTCTGAACCCCAGCCACCTGAGCCATGGAAAGGTGTCAGAGATGCTGCTTCCTACCCACCAAT gtGTCTACAAGACAAAGTAAGAGGACAGTATTTTTCAGATGCTATTactaatagaaaagaaaaagttcgTCTCCAAATGTCTGAAGATTGCTTATATCTGAATGTATACACACCCGTTTCTACAGAAGAACAGGAGAAGCTGCCT gtCTTTGTATGGATCCATGGAGGTGGACTAGTTTTTGGAGCAGCTTCGTCATATGATGGTTCAGCATTAGCAGCCTTTGACAATGTGGTAGTTGTAACAATTCAGTACAGATTAGGTATTGTTGGATATTTTAG caCTGGTGATAAGCATGCTCGTGGTAACTGGGGGTATTTGGATCAAGTAGCAGCTCTCCAGTGGATTCAGGAAAATATCATACATTTTAGAGGAGATCCAGGATCTGTCACCATTGTTGGAGAATCTGCAGGAGGAGTCAGTGTTTCTGCTCTT gtCTTAACTCCTCTGGCAAAGGGCTTGTTCCATAAGGCCATTTCAGAGAGTGGTACTGCAATCAGGATTTTGTTCACTGACCAGCCTGAGGAGCAAGCACAG AGaattgctgctgcagctggctgtgaAAAATCCAGTTCAGCTGCATTGGTTGAGTGCTTAAGAGAAAAAACTGAGGCAGAGATAGAACAGATAAGTCTAAAAATG GATACAACAACATTGCAACTATGCTATACCTCATCTGAAGAATGTGAACAG cctCCCATGTTCATCAGTGCATCTCTGGATggtgtattttttcctaagagTCCCAGGCAATTACTATCTGAAAAAGTGATCAATGCAGTCCCATACATAATAGGAGTAAATAACTGTGAATTTGGATGGGTACTTCCTACA ATAATGAAATTTCCTGAATTTACAGAAGGTTTGGAGAAAGATGTTGCACGTCAAGTGTTACAGAGCACATTAGCATCATCATTTAAG ggTGCTACTTCTGACGTTGTTGATCTAGTATACAATGAATACATAGCGGCTGCAGAGAACCGTGCTCAGGTGCGAGATGGCCTTCTTGATTCAATAGCAGatcctttgtttgttttttcagccaTTGAAGTGGCTAGACACCACAGAG ATGCTGGCAACCCAGTCTACTTTTATGAATTCCAGCATCGACCAAGCTCAGCTGCAGGTGTTGTACCAGAGTTTGTAAAAGCAGATCATGCAGATGAGATTGCCTTTGTCTTTGGAAAGCCATTCTTAGCTG GGAATGctacagaagaagaagaaaaacttagTAGAACTGTTATGAAATATTGGACTAACTTTGCTAGAAATGG AAATCCCAATGGAGAAGGCTTGGTACATTGGCCTCAATATGATCTGGATGAAAGATACCTGGAAATAGACCTAACACAAAAGGCAGCGAAGAAATTGAAAGAACGTAAAATCAAGTTTTGGATGCAGCTTACAGAACAAATAATGAgtgacagaagaagaaaacacacagatttATAA
- the PDCD2L gene encoding programmed cell death protein 2-like has product MRVGAPLSAGLGCGAMAEGRRPVLLGLRDAPMAGPCREAPAWATNKLGGSADALPSLRPAEPRCGACGAALAHLVQVYCPLRGLPCHRLANVFACPGTGCWGQPRSWKVLRSQCLQTREKEARGCSLKQKQESNFSAKDWCDEADDWGVCDGAESPVCALQLLGLNEVTSSSSSREAECASQFQQLCLSEATDVTGSLDTDLPVREDMVTATSAPVFRPYYISVVDEEDYAGFFDTDHADELWKEYQQREGVDLEHLMSESFAAEGDKEKYEKSEVKSGDHMFHKFMKKISVCHEQILRYSWGGQPLFITCPPANFNEDIPACSNCGSKRIFEFQLMPALVSMLQSDSDLSVEFGTVIVYTCEKSCWPANHQTPLEEFLFVQEDPDQKLFK; this is encoded by the exons ATGCGTGTGGGAGCTCCCCTCAGCGCGGGGCTGGGTTGCGGTGCCATGGCGGAGGGGAGGCGAcccgtgctgctggggctccgCGACGCCCCCAtggccgggccgtgccgggagGCCCCGGCCTGGGCCACCAACAAGCTGGGCGGCTCAGCG GACGCGCTGCCCTCCCTGCGCCCGGCCGAGCCCCGCTGCGGGGCGTGCGGCGCGGCCCTGGCGCACCTGGTGCAGGTGTACTGCCCGCTGCGGGGCCTGCCCTGCCACCGCCTCGCCAACGTCTTCGCCTGCCCCGGCacgggctgctgggggcagccccgcag CTGGAAGGTGCTGCGCTCCCAGTGCTTGCAGACTCGGGAAAAGGAGGCACGAGGTTGCAGTCTAAAGCAG AAACAAGAATCTAACTTTTCTGCAAAGGACTGGTGTGACGAGGCAGATGACTGGGGAGTCTGTGATGGAGCAGAATCTCCTGTGTGTGCCCTTCAGCTGCTTGGCTTAAATGAAGTGACGAGCAGCTCCTCATCCAGAGAAGCAGAGTGTGCATCGCAGTTCCAACAGCTTTGCCTGTCTGAAGCTACAGATGTGACAGGTTCCCTGGATACGGATCTTCCAGTCAGGGAGGATATGGTAACAGCCACTTCAGCTCCTGTGTTCCGTCCCTATTACATTAGTGTTGTGGATGAGGAAGACTATGCTGGCTTCTTTGATACAGATCATGCAGATGAGCTATGGAAGGAGTATCAGCAGAGAGAGGGTGTTGATTTGGAACATTTGATGTCAGAAAG ttttgcagctgaaggtgataaagaaaaatatgagaagAGTGAAGTCAAAAGTGGGGACCACATGTTCcataaatttatgaaaaaaatatctgtctgTCATGAACAGATTTTAAG ATACTCCTGGGGTGGTCAGCCTTTATTCATAACTTGTCCTCCAGCCAACTTTAACGAAGATATTCCAGCCTGCAGTAATTGCGGAAGCAAAAGAATATTTGAATTTCAACTTATGCCAGCACTGGTCAGCATGCTCCAAAGCGATTCAG atctGTCAGTGGAATTTGGGACTGTTATAGTTTATACATGTGAGAAAAGCTGTTGGCCAGCCAATCATCAAACCCCTcttgaagaatttctttttgtaCAAGAAGACCCTGATCAgaaactatttaaataa